The region ATACCTATCTCCATAGATGTTCTTCCTGTATAATTTACAGATGCATGAAATGTCACTAAAGAACCTATTTTAATAGGATTTTTAAATAAAACCATATCAACTGATAAGGTTACTGCATACATACCTGTATATCTTGCAGCACAGGCATATGCAACGTGGTCTAGCATTTTAAGGATTTCCCCACCATGGACATTGTTACCAGTAAAATTAGCTTTTTCTGGTGTCATTAACATTGTCATTGTTAACGATTTTTCCCTTCTATAATTTTCACTCATTTTCACAGCCTTCAAATTGTTATAATTTATTATAGAACATTAATTGAAGAATTTAAGAAAAATTTATAAATTTTCCTTATATATTGGGAAAACTATAGAAAAAAGTAACAAGTGAAGGTGTATAGAATTAAAAGATAAAATTATTTTAAAAATTATTTGCAAGGATGATTTAAATCATCTCTTGCATTTGATCTTCAGTTAAAGTTGTAACACCAAGTTCAACTGCTTTATCATATTTACTACCT is a window of Halarcobacter sp. DNA encoding:
- a CDS encoding acyl-CoA thioesterase, translating into MSENYRREKSLTMTMLMTPEKANFTGNNVHGGEILKMLDHVAYACAARYTGMYAVTLSVDMVLFKNPIKIGSLVTFHASVNYTGRTSMEIGIKVISEDIKDHTIKNTNVCYFTMIAMDENGNPTSVPKLEPETEDEKRRYNDAIKRREIRMASRHSK